In a single window of the Papaver somniferum cultivar HN1 unplaced genomic scaffold, ASM357369v1 unplaced-scaffold_177, whole genome shotgun sequence genome:
- the LOC113337737 gene encoding nitrate regulatory gene2 protein-like isoform X2 translates to MGCCYSRVEREEMVTRCKARKRYMKQLVKARQAFSAAHILYLRSLRGTGSALLQFATAETSLHHHHQKLHNHNHNHVPSSPAPLTPQPPPLPPMSPISSDNWTSVTASPLPPPPPPPPPPPPQSAWDFWDPFTVDPSASRSIVTEEEDWEATTTTTSEVVTTTAITSASIAAPPSVITSCSKDTTVTSELAMVVSRNTKDLVEIIKDLDEYFLKAADTGAHVSVLLEVSNSSFSSDQLRASGKVYNYGRNFSPLMWTWGSNSKSSGFGRLDEEIIAGSNAGNGSFLNTSHCSTVERLYVWEKKLFQEVKEAESIRIEHEKRVSQLRKQEIKGGDYMKIEKNKKEIEKLESRMMVASQAMETTSSEIIRLREFELYPQLLELVKGLMIMWRSMYECHQVQTHIVQQLKFLNIIPSLDPTSEIHKQSTLQLELEVQQWHLAFCNLMKFQRDYIHSLTGWLRLSLFHFSNHPLTKTKQNAAIYSLCDQWQLELDRIPDKVASDGINGLLTVIHAIVVQQAEEQKQKKKSEAAFKELEKKVVELRSLECKYGPFSTVGSSSLKGNRDLVAEKRAKVDILKAKAEEEKSKHEKLVNVTRAMTINNLQMGFPNAFEAITGFSRVFMNAFETVYNQAKSTGENHELKRILA, encoded by the exons ATGGGTTGTTGTTATTCAAGAGTAGAAAGAGAGGAGATGGTAACAAGATGTAAAGCAAGAAAAAGATACATGAAACAATTAGTAAAAGCAAGACAAGCTTTTTCAGCTGCACATATATTATATCTAAGATCTTTAAGAGGAACTGGTTCTGCACTGTTACAGTTTGCAACAGCTGAAACAAGtcttcatcatcaccatcagaagcttcataatcataatcataatcatgttccatcatcaccagcaccattaacaccacaaccaccaccactaccaccaatgAGTCCAATAAGTTCTGATAACTGGACATCAGTTACAGCTtctccactaccaccaccacctccacctccaccaccaccaccacctcaatCAGCTTGGGATTTCTGGGACCCATTTACTGTTGATCCTTCAGCATCGAGGTCTATTGTTACTGAAGAAGAGGATTGGGAAGCTACTACTACAACTACTTCTGAAGTTGTAACAACAACAGCTATCACATCAGCAAGTATTGCTGCACCACCTTCTGTTATTACTAGTTGTTCTAAGGATACCACTGTTACTAGTGAACTTGCTATGGTTGTCTCAAGAAATACTAAAGatcttgttgagattattaaagACCTTGATGAGTATTTCCTCAAAGCTGCTGATACTGGTGCTCATGTTTCTGTTCTTTTAGAAGTTTCAAATTCTAGTTTCTCATCTGATCAGCTAAGAGCATCAG GTAAGGTGTATAACTATGGCAGAAACTTCAGTCCATTAATGTGGACATGGGGTTCAAATTCTAAATCAAGTGGGTTTGGTAGGTTGGATGAGGAGATAATAGCAGGAAGTAATGCTGGTAATGGAAGCTTTCTTAATACTAGTCACTGTTCTACTGTTGAAAGGCTTTATGTTTGGGAGAAAAAACTGTTCCAAGAAGTAAAG GAAGCTGAGAGTATTAGGATAGAGCATGAGAAGAGAGTGTCACAGTTGAGGAAACAAGAGATTAAAGGAGGTGATTATATGAAGATTgagaagaacaagaaagaaattgagaaattGGAATCAAGAATGATGGTGGCTTCTCAGGCCATGGAGACTACTTCTTCAGAGATCATCAGATTGAGGGAATTTGAGCTCTACCCACAACTACTTGAACTAGTCAAAGG CTTGATGATCATGTGGAGGAGCATGTATGAATGTCACCAAGTTCAAACCCACATCGTTCAGCAGCTCAAGTTTCTCAACATCATCCCATCCCTTGACCCGACATCTGAAATCCATAAACAATCAACTCTCCAGCTTGAGCTCGAGGTCCAACAGTGGCACCTCGCATTCTGCAACCTCATGAAGTTCCAGCGAGATTACATTCACTCACTCACAGGCTGGCTTCGTCTCAGTCTCTTCCATTTTAGCAATCATCCACTTACTAAAACCAAACAGAATGCCGCAATCTACTCTCTCTGTGATCAGTGGCAGCTTGAACTTGATAGAATTCCAGACAAGGTAGCCTCAGATGGGATCAATGGCCTTTTGACAGTAATTCATGCCATTGTTGTTCAACAAGCAGAAGaacagaaacaaaagaagaagtcgGAGGCTGCTTTCAAGGAACTCGAGAAGAAGGTGGTTGAGCTTCGATCATTGGAGTGTAAGTATGGGCCTTTCTCTACGGTGGGAAGTTCTAGTCTTAAAGGAAATCGAGACCTGGTCGCAGAGAAGCGTGCAAAGGTTGATATTCTGAAAGCAAAAGCAGAGGAGGAGAAATCAAAACATGAGAAGTTGGTGAATGTGACAAGagcaatgacaatcaacaacctgCAAATGGGGTTCCCAAATGCTTTCGAGGCAATTACAGGATTTTCTAGAGTGTTCATGAATGCATTCGAGACCGTTTACAACCAAGCTAAAAGCACTGGCGAGAATCATGAATTGAAGAGGATACTTGCTTAA
- the LOC113337737 gene encoding nitrate regulatory gene2 protein-like isoform X1 codes for MGCCYSRVEREEMVTRCKARKRYMKQLVKARQAFSAAHILYLRSLRGTGSALLQFATAETSLHHHHQKLHNHNHNHVPSSPAPLTPQPPPLPPMSPISSDNWTSVTASPLPPPPPPPPPPPPQSAWDFWDPFTVDPSASRSIVTEEEDWEATTTTTSEVVTTTAITSASIAAPPSVITSCSKDTTVTSELAMVVSRNTKDLVEIIKDLDEYFLKAADTGAHVSVLLEVSNSSFSSDQLRASGEWSFSFFFVCPMYCCRFLIELMGLFSFAGKVYNYGRNFSPLMWTWGSNSKSSGFGRLDEEIIAGSNAGNGSFLNTSHCSTVERLYVWEKKLFQEVKEAESIRIEHEKRVSQLRKQEIKGGDYMKIEKNKKEIEKLESRMMVASQAMETTSSEIIRLREFELYPQLLELVKGLMIMWRSMYECHQVQTHIVQQLKFLNIIPSLDPTSEIHKQSTLQLELEVQQWHLAFCNLMKFQRDYIHSLTGWLRLSLFHFSNHPLTKTKQNAAIYSLCDQWQLELDRIPDKVASDGINGLLTVIHAIVVQQAEEQKQKKKSEAAFKELEKKVVELRSLECKYGPFSTVGSSSLKGNRDLVAEKRAKVDILKAKAEEEKSKHEKLVNVTRAMTINNLQMGFPNAFEAITGFSRVFMNAFETVYNQAKSTGENHELKRILA; via the exons ATGGGTTGTTGTTATTCAAGAGTAGAAAGAGAGGAGATGGTAACAAGATGTAAAGCAAGAAAAAGATACATGAAACAATTAGTAAAAGCAAGACAAGCTTTTTCAGCTGCACATATATTATATCTAAGATCTTTAAGAGGAACTGGTTCTGCACTGTTACAGTTTGCAACAGCTGAAACAAGtcttcatcatcaccatcagaagcttcataatcataatcataatcatgttccatcatcaccagcaccattaacaccacaaccaccaccactaccaccaatgAGTCCAATAAGTTCTGATAACTGGACATCAGTTACAGCTtctccactaccaccaccacctccacctccaccaccaccaccacctcaatCAGCTTGGGATTTCTGGGACCCATTTACTGTTGATCCTTCAGCATCGAGGTCTATTGTTACTGAAGAAGAGGATTGGGAAGCTACTACTACAACTACTTCTGAAGTTGTAACAACAACAGCTATCACATCAGCAAGTATTGCTGCACCACCTTCTGTTATTACTAGTTGTTCTAAGGATACCACTGTTACTAGTGAACTTGCTATGGTTGTCTCAAGAAATACTAAAGatcttgttgagattattaaagACCTTGATGAGTATTTCCTCAAAGCTGCTGATACTGGTGCTCATGTTTCTGTTCTTTTAGAAGTTTCAAATTCTAGTTTCTCATCTGATCAGCTAAGAGCATCAGGTGAATggagtttttctttcttctttgtttgTCCTATGTACTGTTGTAGGTTCTTAATTGAATTAATGGGGTTGTTTTCTTTTGCAGGTAAGGTGTATAACTATGGCAGAAACTTCAGTCCATTAATGTGGACATGGGGTTCAAATTCTAAATCAAGTGGGTTTGGTAGGTTGGATGAGGAGATAATAGCAGGAAGTAATGCTGGTAATGGAAGCTTTCTTAATACTAGTCACTGTTCTACTGTTGAAAGGCTTTATGTTTGGGAGAAAAAACTGTTCCAAGAAGTAAAG GAAGCTGAGAGTATTAGGATAGAGCATGAGAAGAGAGTGTCACAGTTGAGGAAACAAGAGATTAAAGGAGGTGATTATATGAAGATTgagaagaacaagaaagaaattgagaaattGGAATCAAGAATGATGGTGGCTTCTCAGGCCATGGAGACTACTTCTTCAGAGATCATCAGATTGAGGGAATTTGAGCTCTACCCACAACTACTTGAACTAGTCAAAGG CTTGATGATCATGTGGAGGAGCATGTATGAATGTCACCAAGTTCAAACCCACATCGTTCAGCAGCTCAAGTTTCTCAACATCATCCCATCCCTTGACCCGACATCTGAAATCCATAAACAATCAACTCTCCAGCTTGAGCTCGAGGTCCAACAGTGGCACCTCGCATTCTGCAACCTCATGAAGTTCCAGCGAGATTACATTCACTCACTCACAGGCTGGCTTCGTCTCAGTCTCTTCCATTTTAGCAATCATCCACTTACTAAAACCAAACAGAATGCCGCAATCTACTCTCTCTGTGATCAGTGGCAGCTTGAACTTGATAGAATTCCAGACAAGGTAGCCTCAGATGGGATCAATGGCCTTTTGACAGTAATTCATGCCATTGTTGTTCAACAAGCAGAAGaacagaaacaaaagaagaagtcgGAGGCTGCTTTCAAGGAACTCGAGAAGAAGGTGGTTGAGCTTCGATCATTGGAGTGTAAGTATGGGCCTTTCTCTACGGTGGGAAGTTCTAGTCTTAAAGGAAATCGAGACCTGGTCGCAGAGAAGCGTGCAAAGGTTGATATTCTGAAAGCAAAAGCAGAGGAGGAGAAATCAAAACATGAGAAGTTGGTGAATGTGACAAGagcaatgacaatcaacaacctgCAAATGGGGTTCCCAAATGCTTTCGAGGCAATTACAGGATTTTCTAGAGTGTTCATGAATGCATTCGAGACCGTTTACAACCAAGCTAAAAGCACTGGCGAGAATCATGAATTGAAGAGGATACTTGCTTAA
- the LOC113337738 gene encoding synaptotagmin-1-like — translation MGFFSTILGCCGFGIGISIGVVVGYFLFIYFQPTDVKNPKIHPLVEQDTKTLEGLLPEIPFWVKNPDYDRVDWLSQFVEKMWPYLDKAICKTAKAIAKPIIAEQIPKYKIDSVEFEVLTLGVLPPTFQGIKVYMTDEKELIMEPCLKWAGNPNVTVAIKAYGLKATVQVVDLQVFAQPRITLKPLVPTFPCFAKILVSLMEKPHVDFGLRVLGADLMAIPGLYRFVQELIKDQVANMYLWPRTLEVQILDPTKAQRRPVGILHVKVVRAMKLRKKDLMGASDPYVKLKLTEDRVPSKKTTVKHRNLNPEWNEEFNLVVKDPELQALEINVFDWEQVGKHDKMGMNVIPVKDLPPNEPKEMILDLLKNMDPNDVTNEKSRGQIVVEVTYKPFKEEDIPKDFEETNEVEKAPEGTPSGGGMLVVIIHSAEDVEGKHHTNPYVRLIFRGEERKTKHVKKNRDPRWEEEFTFMLEEPPQNERIHFEVVSSSSRIGLLHPKETLGYVDINLADVISNKRINEKYHLIDSKNGKLQIEMQWRTS, via the exons ATGGGTTTTTTTAGTACTATACTAGGTTGTTGTGGATTTGGGATTGGAATTTCAATTGGAGTTGTGGTTGGGTATTTTCTTTTCATATACTTTCAACCTACTGATGTTaag AATCCGAAGATTCATCCATTGGTGGAGCAAGACACGAAAACATTGGAGGGTTTACTTCCTGAGATACCGTTTTGGGTGAAAAACCCAGACTATGATCGT GTTGATTGGCTAAGCCAGTTTGTAGAAAAGATGTGGCCTTACTTGGATAAG GCAATTTGCAAAACTGCGAAAGCTATAGCTAAACCAATTATAGCTGAGCAAATTCCAAAGTATAAAATTGACTCGGTTGAATTTGAAGTACTTACTTTGGGCGTTTTACCACCAACTTTCCAAG GAATCAAAGTTTATATGACTGACGAAAAGGAGCTGATAATGGAGCCATGCTTGAAATGGGCAGGAAATCCTAATGTTACTGTTGCCATCAAGGCATATGGGTTGAAAGCTACTGTTCAG GTGGTTGATTTGCAAGTCTTTGCTCAACCACGGATTACCCTAAAGCCACTGGTTCCTACCTTTCCTTGTTTTGCTAAAATTCTGGTCTCTCTCATGGAAAAG CCGCATGTTGACTTCGGACTGAGAGTTCTAGGGGCAGATCTGATGGCGATACCGGGTCTGTATAGATTTGTGCAG GAGCTTATTAAAGATCAGGTTGCTAACATGTACCTATGGCCCAGAACCCTGGAAGTGCAAATTCTGGATCCAACAAA AGCCCAGAGAAGGCCTGTTGGTATTCTTCATGTGAAGGTTGTGCGCGCAATGAAGCTCAGAAAGAAAGATCTAATGGGTGCATCAGATCCTTACGTAAAACTAAAGCTGACTGAGGATAGAGTTCCATCGAAAAAGACTACTGTCAAGCACAGAAACTTGAACCCTGAATGGAACGAGGAGTTTAATCTGGTTGTCAAAGATCCAGAATTGCAGGCTTTAGAGATTAACGTTTTCGACTGGGAGCAG GTTGGCAAACATGACAAGATGGGTATGAATGTTATTCCTGTGAAAGATCTTCCCCCCAATGAGCCAAAAGAAATGATTCTTGATTTACTAAAAAACATGGATCCTAATGATGTTACAAATGAGAAGTCGCGTGGGCAAATTGTTGTGGAAGTTACATACAAACCCTTTAAGGAGGAAGATATACCTAAAGACTTTGAAGAAACAAACGAGGTTGAAAAGGCTCCTGAAGGTACACCTTCTGGTGGGGGTATGCTTGTAGTTATTATTCACTCAGCTGAGGATGTCGAAGGAAAGCACCACACTAATCCTTATGTGCGTCTCATTTTCCGAGGGGAAGAACGAAAAACTAAG CATGTGAAGAAAAACAGAGATCCTAGGTGGGAAGAGGAATTCACTTTTATGCTGGAGGAACCCCCCCAGAATGAAAGAATACATTTCGAAGTTGTCAGCTCCTCCTCGAGGATAGGGCTCCTGCATCCCAAG GAAACTCTGGGTTATGTTGATATCAACCTTGCGGATGTCATCAGCAACAAACGAATCAATGAGAAATATCACCTGATCGACTCGAAGAACGGCAAGCTCCAAATTGAGATGCAATGGAGAACCTCCTAG